In the genome of Gemmatimonadota bacterium, the window CTTGGCGGCCATCTCGGGCTGACCCTCGGTCAGCCGACTGACCATGGGCGTCTCAATCGCACCCGGACAGACACAGTTCACGCGGATACCGCTCTGTGCATACTCTAATGCCGCCGAGCGCGTAATCCCGACCACGCCATGCTTGCTGGCGATATAGGCCGGCAGGCGGTAGCCACCCACTAAGCCATAAGCCGAGGAGGTGTTCACAATAGAACCGCCACCCTGTTTGAGCATTTGGAGAATCTCATATTTCATACACAGCCAGACGCCCTTGAGGTTAATCGCCATGGTGCGGTCCCAGCCCTCTTCGCTGGTTTCGGCGGTCAACACGTTTTCCCCTTCGACCCCCGCGTTGTTATAGGCACAGTCAAGGCGCCCGTACGTTTCGACGACCTGGGTGATGAGCCCCTCAACCTCGGCGGCTTGCGAGACATCGACTTGAAGAAAGCGGGCTTCTCCTCCCGCCGCCTTAACGAGTTGGACCGTCTCCTCGCCTCCGTCAACAATAATATCGCTGACCACCACAGTTGCGCCCTCTCGTGCAAAGGCGAGGGCTGAGGCGCGCCCGATCCCTGAACCAGCTCCGGTAATCAACGCAATTTTTCCCGTTAATACGCCTGCCATCGTGCTCCTCCTTTTGACCTTTTCTCTTTAGTATGCTTTTCTTATACTCTTTCGCCCCTCATGGACAAGG includes:
- a CDS encoding SDR family NAD(P)-dependent oxidoreductase, with the translated sequence MAGVLTGKIALITGAGSGIGRASALAFAREGATVVVSDIIVDGGEETVQLVKAAGGEARFLQVDVSQAAEVEGLITQVVETYGRLDCAYNNAGVEGENVLTAETSEEGWDRTMAINLKGVWLCMKYEILQMLKQGGGSIVNTSSAYGLVGGYRLPAYIASKHGVVGITRSAALEYAQSGIRVNCVCPGAIETPMVSRLTEGQPEMAAK